The following coding sequences lie in one Ctenopharyngodon idella isolate HZGC_01 chromosome 11, HZGC01, whole genome shotgun sequence genomic window:
- the LOC127522351 gene encoding protocadherin-20: MWNTKRGTCLSSKGEIWGLFILLLYTSPLSCSSNFSHLIYKIKEGLPKGTLIGAISKDLNLDLSSDPPRSFNLEQKTAGQQYVSLNNTTGELFTSAVEIDREALCAESHEGQGCAIFLDVLILPQQYFQLVKIKIIIEDVNDNRPHFPVNEITMFVPENAPVNARFAVEQSAVDPDIGIHGVQTYWLVNDYGVFTLDVEENEGGELTPFLIIIEYLDRETQAKYVTEIIAEDGGSPPLLGTATLTIIITDVNDNCPKFTESQVNVTLYGNATKGMQLARLQAYDPDEGANALITYTFSERVSQESRNLFHLDTITGVLKLAGKIDNNTGKLYKLTVLANGPTCIPEVATVTIHVIRQLSGPPAVIPRYIASEKDGVVSLSESEPPFSPIAFFTIKNTEPQQKIECLLESTGPFRLVPYERFKNEYLLETTEVLDYEQQQDYEMVVVVRNAHGLVVNTVVKVHVLDVNDNAPVFKQSFIDVTVEENNPPNTFLAQLQATDADSESRGEVYYLLGADAPTIFDLDRSTGVLTVSTSLDREEKETYRFMVRAVDRGTPRKESIATVIITVRDRNDNSPRFINKDFTFFVPENFPGFGEIGVLTVTDADAGENGWVALSILNGSDIFVIDTGRGALRAKTSLDREQQGTYYVWIEAIDGGEPALSCITMVTVLLLDVNDNPPTVLFPQSNQSYMLVLPNTLPGTSITEVYAVDRDTGMNAVIAYSIIKRTDGEPGSFDIDPYTGNITLRKALNNRGLYSLWVKVRDHGQPELYSTVLVNLFVNETVSNETLVQSLLPRVVDIDHGEDPPVKEGREGDRVPNPCRELQVVLLALTTTCLGLFLTVVSLVTFICCKKRKPKKKRLDIEIPLKLNHEMVDKNPMEISNI, encoded by the exons ATGTGGAACACTAAAAGAGGAACCTGCCTAAGCAGCAAAGGAGAGATATGG GGTTTGTTCATTCTCCTCCTGTACACCAGTCCTCTCTCCTGCTCTTCAAATTTCAGTCACCTCATCTATAAGATAAAAGAAGGATTACCTAAAGGGACACTCATAGGGGCTATCAGTAAGGACTTAAACTTGGATCTTTCCAGCGATCCCCCTCGCTCGTTTAATCTGGAGCAAAAAACGGCCGGCCAGCAGTATGTGAGTCTGAACAACACAACGGGGGAGCTGTTCACATCTGCCGTGGAGATCGACAGAGAGGCTCTGTGTGCCGAGTCCCACGAGGGCCAGGGCTGTGCAATCTTTCTGGATGTGTTAATCCTTCCTCAGCAgtattttcagctggttaagATTAAGATCATCATCGAGGATGTCAATGATAACCGTCCACACTTCCCCGTTAACGAAATCACAATGTTCGTGCCAGAGAACGCACCGGTCAACGCCAGGTTCGCAGTGGAGCAATCAGCAGTGGATCCCGACATCGGGATTCATGGCGTTCAGACGTACTGGCTAGTTAACGACTATGGGGTTTTCACATTAGATGTAGAGGAGAACGAAGGGGGAGAACTGACGCCCTTTCTCATCATTATCGAGTATCTTGATAGGGAGACTCAAGCGAAGTATGTGACTGAGATTATAGCCGAGGACGGAGGCTCTCCGCCACTTCTGGGCACTGCCACTCTGACGATTATCATCACGGACGTCAACGACAATTGCCCCAAGTTTACAGAGTCACAAGTGAACGTTACCCTTTATGGAAACGCCACTAAGGGCATGCAGTTGGCTCGTCTACAAGCCTACGACCCGGATGAGGGGGCCAACGCCTTGATCACGTACACCTTCAGCGAACGGGTCTCCCAAGAAAGCAGAAACCTGTTTCATTTGGATACAATCACAGGGGTTCTTAAACTAGCAGGGAAGATAGACAACAATACCGGAAAGCTCTACAAACTAACCGTACTGGCCAATGGGCCGACATGTATTCCAGAAGTTGCAACGGTTACCATTCACGTCATCAGACAGCTTTCCGGCCCTCCGGCGGTTATACCGCGTTATATCGCGTCTGAGAAGGACGGGGTTGTGAGTTTAAGTGAATCAGAGCCACCGTTTTCACCCATTGCTTTTTTTACCATCAAAAACACTGAGCCACAACAGAAGATAGAGTGTCTTCTAGAAAGTACGGGTCCGTTTAGGCTTGTACCGTACGAACGCTTCAAAAACGAGTACTTGCTTGAGACCACTGAAGTACTGGATTATGAGCAGCAACAGGATTATGAAATGGTTGTTGTGGTCCGTAATGCTCATGGATTAGTAGTTAATACCGTAGTGAAGGTCCACGTGTTGGACGTTAACGACAACGCTCCGGTTTTCAAGCAGTCCTTCATTGACGTCACCGTGGAGGAGAACAACCCACCGAACACGTTCCTCGCTCAGCTTCAGGCGACCGATGCGGACAGCGAAAGCAGAGGCGAGGTTTATTACCTACTCGGTGCCGACGCTCCCACCATTTTTGACTTGGATAGGTCAACCGGGGTGTTGACGGTGTCCACGTCTCTTGACCGCGAGGAAAAGGAGACGTACCGCTTCATGGTGCGGGCCGTAGACCGCGGGACGCCGAGAAAGGAGTCAATCGCTACTGTGATTATCACCGTGCGGGATCGCAATGACAACAGTCCTCGCTTCATCAACAAGGATTTCACCTTCTTTGTGCCAGAGAACTTTCCAGGATTCGGGGAGATCGGCGTGCTCACGGTCACGGATGCGGACGCCGGGGAGAACGGATGGGTGGCTTTGTCCATCCTCAATGGGAGTGACATCTTCGTAATTGACACCGGACGAGGAGCGTTGCGGGCCAAGACCTCTCTGGATCGGGAGCAGCAGGGGACGTACTATGTCTGGATCGAGGCTATCGACGGAGGCGAACCGGCTCTTTCTTGCATCACAATGGTGACCGTTCTCCTCCTAGATGTCAACGACAACCCTCCGACTGTTCTTTTCCCCCAGTCAAACCAGTCATACATGCTGGTGCTTCCCAACACGCTTCCGGGAACGTCTATAACGGAAGTCTACGCGGTGGACCGGGACACGGGAATGAATGCTGTTATTGCTTACAGCATCATCAAGAGGACAGACGGAGAACCGGGATCGTTTGACATCGACCCGTACACGGGGAACATCACCTTGAGGAAAGCCCTGAACAATCGAGGACTATATAGTTTGTGGGTCAAAGTCAGGGATCACGGTCAACCAGAACTCTACTCTACTGTACTGGTCAACCTGTTTGTGAATGAAACGGTCAGCAATGAGACTCTCGTTCAGAGCTTGTTGCCCAGAGTGGTAGATATTGACCACGGCGAGGATCCTCCAGTTAAGGAAGGGAGGGAGGGTGATCGAGTGCCAAATCCGTGCCGCGAGTTGCAAGTGGTATTGCTTGCGCTGACGACTACCTGCCTCGGACTGTTTCTGACCGTTGTGTCATTGGTGACATTCATTTGCTGCAAGAAAAGAAAGCCGAAAAAGAAGAGATTAGACATCGAGATTCCTTTAAAACTCAACCATGAAATGGTGGACAAGAACCCAATGGAGATTTCAAACATATGA